The DNA region GGTCTTCTGTAGATGGTGCCAAAGTTTCATAAAGAGAATTTGTTTATCATGGAAACAACTCACTGAATTTCGTGTTACTTCTTGCAGTACTTCAACTACATGGGCATGCTTGCTGTTGAAGGAACATATGACAAGATGGAGGCTCTTTTGAGCCAAAACATACACCCGGTCGATATTTTACTGCTGATGGCTTCCACTGAAGGCGACTTGCCAAAAATCGAAGAGCTACTGAGAGCCGGAGCAGATTACACAGTCAAAGATGCAGACGGACGTACTGCAGTCGACAGGGCTGCTAGCGATGAAATCAAAGACTTTATTGTTAACTTTAAAGCCCAAAAGGCATAAGGGTATCAAGTTTTGTTGTTAGCATTagttttcttcatcttcttacTTCCGCCATAATTTTAGATCAAGGCCCTTTTACAATTCCTTCTTTGCTTTTATAATGTGAGCTCTGTTATTTATCTGTTTTTTTTTGTGAGCGTTGCATGCTTCAAAACTGTACTTAGTGTACCGTTCATTCGAGTACTTATAAAGTTTGCTTTGCTGATGAAGTATTAGTTTTTTGTTTCCTATATTCATTCGtggaaaaattaacaaaaatagtcccttatgtTTGGGATAGGTTCACAGTAATCCTTTAAATATATTTCTGATCAGTTTcagtcctttaagtttgtcaaaagtgaGCACTTTTGATCtccatcaaatatttaacaGATTTTGTATGTTGGATTTGATGAGAGCAGTgaaagaaaaagtttttgggGTGCATCTTCTGTTATTTTGTTCtaatgaaactttttttttactgtGATTTCGCGGATTTGATGAGACTTTCCTGTCGGTtctcctcaatttttttttcccacagTTCTCCTCAAATATTGGATCGAAACTCAAAAGTGTTTCACTTTTAacaaacttaaaggactaaaactgcTCAAGAGTATATTTAACTCgaaacataagggaccattttgtCATGTTTATCATTCATGCATTGTTGCTAACAAGATGGTTCAAGTTGAATTGAAGATGCTATAACTCTTTACTTAAGCACACTTCATTTATCCCCATGCATAAACAAAGTTAATGAATGTTAAAAGATTaagattataatcccgggataacttagTCCACGTATCAAACGACCCCTCTGATGGGTTATCCAGGACTAAGTTTGGgataaaatttataccttgtttggttgaaggtataaatttatcccgaACTTAATCCGTGATATCCCAGCTTATCTAGTGTACCAAACAACCCATGTACTGGAAAATAGAGCATCTCCACCGCTCATTCTTgacattttcttatttcttttttgggttgtttatttaaatttgtacaGGTTAAAGTATGACAAACTCAAACTGGAGCTAATTACTAGGAAAAGATTTAAATGTAAAGTACTTTTACACTACAATTGTAATTTAATCGGTTATAGCATGTTATTCTTTTTCAGATTAAATTAGTGATTGTTACATAGAGTTACGTGTATTTGTTTTCTAATGATGTAATGTATAAATATCTTTTACACTATTAGTAAAACCCCAACAAAAAAGAATCCGGAGTGGGGTGTATGTTGAGTGGAAAAACAAAATATGGTTATGATCCCTGACcatattattttatgcaaaattttatACCAACTTTAATAAATCAACCAGAG from Lycium ferocissimum isolate CSIRO_LF1 chromosome 2, AGI_CSIRO_Lferr_CH_V1, whole genome shotgun sequence includes:
- the LOC132046621 gene encoding protein LHCP TRANSLOCATION DEFECT, coding for MASIPCTLHLTFSSSRTNLSSSYPVKLNSCFVGVSKLKNIGWCRPSRLGPSCGSRTTCWFNFRQNAETAGVYGSQSRDDFDRDDVEQYFNYMGMLAVEGTYDKMEALLSQNIHPVDILLLMASTEGDLPKIEELLRAGADYTVKDADGRTAVDRAASDEIKDFIVNFKAQKA